The following are encoded together in the Montipora foliosa isolate CH-2021 chromosome 12, ASM3666993v2, whole genome shotgun sequence genome:
- the LOC137980002 gene encoding small ribosomal subunit protein uS10m-like isoform X3, which translates to MHLRGLVMGHHSRLSSSLSSVLFWYKSNQPFRLTSYNLPNKCCQFATIAEIESKQFLKRRLVYFNLLIKLEGLDGAVLDNLSQFVVSSSKMMNLQVTKKFNLATEKFSQTLAYPPDSYRKQSLTYHLKKHGRMIEIGEVPVEKADIFIQYLQDNVPVGVSVKMELKKWQDFVSPPDPRYLEQKQLEYERMRERKKKREE; encoded by the exons CTTATCTTCTGTTTTATTTTGGTATAAATCAA ATCAACCATTTAGGTTaacatcttataacttaccaaACAAGTGCTGCCAATTTGCAACTATTGCAGAAATAGAG agcaaacaattccttaaGAGAAGACTGGTATATTTCAATTTGCTGATTAAGTTGGAAGGGTTAGATGGTGCTGTACTGGATAACCTCAGTCAATTTGTGGTCAGCTCAAGTAAAATGATGAATTTGCAAGTGACAAAAAA gTTTAACCTTGCCACAGAGAAGTTTAGCCAGACTCTGGCTTACCCACCAGACAGCTACAGAAAGCAGAGTCTTACATATCACTTGAAGAAACATGGCCGGATGATTGAG ATTGGAGAGGTACCAGTTGAGAAGGCGGATATCTTCATTCAGTATTTACAGGACAATGTCCCAGTAGGAGTGTCTGTTAAAATGGAGCTG AAAAAATGGCAAGACTTCGTTTCACCTCCCGATCCCAGATACTTGGAGCAGAAACAACTGGAGTATGAAAGGATGCgagagaggaagaaaaagagagaagagTGA